The following are from one region of the Streptomyces changanensis genome:
- a CDS encoding roadblock/LC7 domain-containing protein, which yields MRRALRQRAERRQLMTAEPYVLGELRRLRARVPQLTGALAASVDGLVLAQDTGDVEPEGVAALTAAALGVAVRLSDATGRGGFRELLVRGEHGYVATYAAGGTAVLTLLAEPRVNVGRLHLEGRRSGARIAELVDGALERPETAP from the coding sequence ATGAGGCGCGCCCTGCGGCAGCGCGCCGAGAGGAGACAACTGATGACGGCCGAACCGTACGTACTCGGCGAGCTGCGCCGGCTGCGCGCCCGCGTCCCCCAGCTGACGGGGGCGCTCGCCGCCAGCGTCGACGGGCTGGTCCTCGCGCAGGACACCGGCGACGTCGAACCGGAGGGCGTCGCCGCCCTGACGGCCGCCGCCCTCGGCGTCGCCGTGCGGCTGAGCGACGCCACGGGTCGGGGCGGGTTCCGCGAGCTGCTCGTCCGCGGCGAGCACGGCTACGTGGCGACGTACGCGGCGGGCGGCACCGCCGTCCTGACCCTCCTCGCCGAGCCCCGCGTCAACGTCGGCCGGCTCCACCTGGAGGGGCGCCGCTCCGGCGCCCGGATAGCGGAGCTGGTCGACGGCGCCCTGGAGCGGCCCGAGACCGCCCCCTGA
- a CDS encoding MurR/RpiR family transcriptional regulator: MSDTPGARLQTLFDGHRLTPTQRRIAHWMVRRAADVPFLSSVELAELAGVSQPSVTRFAVALGFDGYPALRRHLREVAPAEPGRPAGDGAAEGPPANEYQQAVHAEIENLRHLAELLADPAPVERAGALLAASRPLPVLGLRAAAAQARGFAYFAAKVHPDVRLLDEGGSMLTDRVDAAVRAGATALLCFALPRHPREVVEALEYARGAGLAVVTVADSAFAPVAGHSDVLLPAAVGTALAFDTACAPMLLGRALLEAMCDGLPDAQARLEEFDAGAAARGLFVE, translated from the coding sequence ATGAGCGACACCCCGGGCGCACGGCTCCAGACGCTCTTCGACGGCCACCGGCTGACGCCGACGCAGCGGCGCATCGCGCACTGGATGGTGCGGCGCGCCGCCGACGTGCCGTTCCTGTCCAGCGTGGAGCTCGCCGAACTGGCCGGGGTGAGCCAGCCGTCGGTGACCCGCTTCGCGGTCGCCCTCGGCTTCGACGGCTACCCGGCGCTCCGCCGCCACCTGCGCGAGGTCGCGCCCGCCGAGCCCGGCCGCCCGGCCGGGGACGGCGCCGCCGAGGGCCCGCCCGCCAACGAGTACCAGCAGGCCGTGCACGCCGAGATCGAGAACCTGCGCCACCTCGCGGAACTCCTCGCCGACCCCGCGCCCGTCGAGCGGGCCGGCGCGCTCCTCGCCGCCTCGCGCCCGCTGCCGGTGCTGGGCCTGCGCGCCGCCGCCGCCCAGGCGCGCGGCTTCGCCTACTTCGCCGCCAAGGTCCACCCCGACGTGCGCCTCCTCGACGAGGGCGGCTCGATGCTCACCGACCGCGTCGACGCCGCGGTGCGCGCCGGTGCCACGGCCCTGCTCTGCTTCGCCCTGCCCCGCCACCCGCGGGAGGTCGTCGAGGCGCTGGAGTACGCCCGGGGCGCCGGACTGGCGGTGGTGACGGTCGCCGACTCGGCGTTCGCGCCGGTCGCCGGGCACAGTGACGTCCTGCTGCCGGCCGCCGTCGGCACGGCGCTCGCCTTCGACACGGCGTGCGCGCCGATGCTGCTGGGCCGGGCCCTGCTGGAGGCGATGTGCGACGGCCTGCCCGACGCCCAGGCCCGCCTGGAGGAGTTCGACGCCGGCGCGGCCGCGCGGGGCCTGTTCGTCGAGTAG